Proteins from a genomic interval of Helicoverpa zea isolate HzStark_Cry1AcR chromosome 31, ilHelZeax1.1, whole genome shotgun sequence:
- the LOC124645200 gene encoding V-type proton ATPase 116 kDa subunit a 1-like has product MGCMLRSDPMTLCGMYLQPEAAFDVLSRLGEMGCVQFVDMHPDLQLFQRQYVIEVCRYSEMERRLKTIEREMKLHNIEIQEQTTESIATPLNEMITFENMIEKWEQDIQDMTLNEVNLLKSYFELNEFYYVLTYIGPLLGESEIQKESMLNSRKAAAKAGAAGDVGVGVGGRLVVITGAVRRNKCYAFEMMLWRISHGIIYYKQASEDKILIDPQSRQEIRKVAFLAICQGEALTERIQKICDGFQVNIFPCPNTPQERMELQEKLQTRITDLDQVLKKTRYHRCKTLRTVSKNWRLWMGQVRKAKAIYHAMNMFRYEKCLIGEAWIPNSDLDAVNTVLHSCSESFQSSVPSFASKIETTQMPPTYHRTNKFTRGFQNLINAYGDSTYRELNPGLHTLITFPFLFSMMFGDMGHGLILVGFGSWMCKNEKLFISQRSTNEIWNIFFGGRYVILMMGLSSMFTGFVYNDLFSKAFCLTGSYWLNIHSVEDLAKDEYFDLNPSFETGRPYMFGKDPIWTLAKNKIMFENSTKMKLSIIVGIIHMIFGISLSFFNYRYFKRTYSIFLQFIPEILFLTLLFLWLVLLIYIKWFLYTAKSADQERNTSCAPQILILFIDMVLMTESKPSTEGCKEAYMFDNQRTVQMTLVFTALVCVPILLFGTPIYKIRKNKRKREAAKVSNFSIKLNLRAYRNSARVDKKIEEHLEAEVEKYSTSVGELMIHQGVHTIEFVLSTISHTASYLRLWALSLAHAQLSEMLWGMVLSKLALQDHSAIGSIKLVFIFALWALFTVSILVVMEGLSAFLHCLRLHWVEFMSKFYIGGGWPFRPFSFKVILTAEIDKPEPGCRKLLSPD; this is encoded by the exons ATGGGTTGTATGCTAAGAAGTGACCCGATGACTCTCTGTGGCATGTACTTGCAACCAGAGGCTGCGTTCGATGTCCTATCTCGACTCGGAGAGATGGGCTGCGTACAATTCGTGGAC ATGCATCCAGACTTACAATTATTTCAAAGACAATACGTCATAGAAGTTTGTCGCTACTCCGAAATGGAGCGGAGGCTTAAAACTATAGAACGTGAAATGAAACTTCATAATATTGAGATACAAGAGCAAACGACGGAATCTATAGCTACACCACTTAATGAGATGATTACATTTGAG AATATGATAGAAAAATGGGAGCAAGACATCCAAGATATGACTCTAAACGAAGTGAACTTATTGAAAAGCTACTTTGAGTTGAACGAGTTTTATTATGTTCTGACTTACATAGGACCTTTATTGGGGGAATCAGAAATACAGAAAGAATCCATGTTGAAcag CAGAAAGGCAGCTGCTAAAGCCGGGGCGGCTGGAGACGTTGGCGTCGGCGTCGGTGGTCGTCTGGTCGTCATCACAGGAGCTGTTCGTCGCAATAAGTGCTATGCTTTCGAAATGATGCTCTGGAGAATCTCGCACGGCATCATTTACTATAAGCAAGCATCCGAAGATAAAATACTTATAGATCCTCAAAGC CGTCAAGAAATCAGGAAAGTGGCGTTCTTAGCTATCTGCCAGGGAGAAGCATTGACAGAACGCATTCAGAAAATTTGTGACGGATTCCAAGTAAACATCTTTCCTTGCCCCAACACGCCTCAGGAAAGAATGGAATTACAGGAAAAACTCCAGACAAGAATCACTGATCTAGATCAG GTTTTAAAGAAGACTCGTTACCATCGTTGCAAGACTTTGCGTACTGTGAGTAAGAACTGGCGACTTTGGATGGGTCAAGTTAGAAAAGCGAAGGCTATATACCATGCTATGAATATGTTTCGGTACGAAAAGTGCCTGATTGGGGAGGCTTGGATACCAAACTCTGACTTAGACGCAGTCAATACTGTTTTGCACTCTTGTTCC GAATCCTTCCAATCAAGTGTGCCTTCATTCGCGTCGAAGATTGAGACAACGCAAATGCCTCCTACTTATCACCGCACTAACAAGTTTACTAGAGGATTCCAAAATCTTATCAACGCTTATGGTGACTCCACTTACAGAGAACTGAATCCAG GTCTTCACACCCTTATTACATTCCCATTTTTATTCTCAATGATGTTCGGTGACATGGGCCACGGACTAATTTTAGTGGGATTCGGTTCCTGGATGTGCAAAAACGAAAAGCTGTTTATAAGTCAGAGGTCCACTAATGAAATTTGGAACATATTTTTCGGAG GTCGCTACGTAATACTAATGATGGGATTGTCCAGCATGTTCACCGGATTTGTCTACAACGATCTATTCTCAAAAGCCTTTTGTTTAACTGGTTCTTATTGGCTTAATATTCATTCTGTGGAAGATTTGGCAaaagatgaatattttgatttgaatCCGTCTTTTGAAACAGGCCGACCGTACATGTTTGGAAAAGACCCGATTTGgacg TTGGCGAAAAATAAGATCATGTTTGAAAATTCAACTAAAATGAAACTGTCGATTATTGTCGGGATAATTCATATGATATTCGGCATCAGCCTTAGCTTTTTCAACTATCG ttatttCAAGCGAACGTATTCCATATTCTTACAATTCATTCCCGAGATTCTATTTTTAACATTGTTATTTCTCTGGTTGGTGCTTCTAATTTACATTAAATGGTTTTTGTATACAGCTAAATCAG CTGACCAAGAAAGGAACACCAGTTGTGCTCCACAGATCTTAATATTATTCATAGACATGGTTCTGATGACTGAATCTAAGCCGTCTACGGAAGGTTGTAAGGAAGCATACATGTTTGATAACCAAAGAACAGTTCAAATGACTTTAGTATTTACTGCTCTGGTTTGTGTGCCTATTCTGCTTTTTGGAACACCAATTTACAAGATACGAAAGAACAAGAGGAAAAGGGAAGCAGCCAAGGTAAGTAATTTCTCTATAAAA CTAAATCTCAGAGCCTACAGAAATAGTGCGCGCGTTGACAAAAAAATCGAAGAGCATTTGGAAGCAGAAGTGGAGAAATACTCAACTTCGGTTGGAGAGCTGATGATACATCAAGGAGTTCATACTATAGAGTTTGTGCTAAGTACCATATCACACACTGCTTCTTATCTGAGACTTTGGGCCCTATCTCTTGCGCATGCAC aaCTGTCTGAAATGTTATGGGGTATGGTGTTATCAAAATTGGCACTGCAGGACCACAGTGCTATTGGCTCCATAAAGTTGGTGTTCATATTCGCATTGTGGGCTCTATTCACAGTCTCTATTCTGGTGGTGATGGAGGGACTCTCAGCATTCTTACACTGCTTACGACTGCACTG GGTGGAGTTTATGAGCAAGTTCTACATCGGTGGCGGTTGGCCATTTCGTCCATTTTCCTTCAAAGTTATATTAACTGCCGAGATCGACAAGCCGGAGCCTGGATGCAGGAAGCTTCTTTCGCcagattaa
- the LOC124645469 gene encoding uncharacterized protein LOC124645469, with protein MPVMKRMKGLPKDLLAAEGLMYHDWYAITPCQRACTTRFGIAIQREQESYVSKHPEILALLKIFIAKMTQRGKRKDFEREAAENFTRPWAELDEEIRTFLESPEDGPYVNMDDREFYEFDDEDFQKDLKKIYEKYYPPEPWSLTSPEKSRSNTLSSSFISIQTSELTLPTPEPIPTPEPTISEVFYTLISNTVDKVIYVQIDENALLYDTAYVELMRAVEEAMEIPVREIRADIAALFNSAYHMFEIDIMEKERFAAEIAWEKRMRKKLKKTLRRQKNFKGYETPPTPKSEISSHESYKRPLPRLCECHPLAKYNRYGKDRFGIYLPRQEEFSKSNITTTPACSATGTGEGNDEKVDARSVTSKKSTQTSKSATSSRRGRVVPTESDGETE; from the exons ATGCCTGTAATGAAGCGTATGAAGGGGTTGCCCAAGGATCTTCTGGCTGCCGAAGGTTTGATGTACCATGACTGGTATGCCATAACTCCGTGCCAGAGAGCTTGTACTACCAGGTTCGGAATTGCCATACAACGAGAACAGGAGTCATACGTGAGCAAACACCCTGAG ATTTTAGCTCTATTAAAGATATTCATAGCGAAAATGACTCAACGGGGAAAACGCAAGGATTTCGAGAGAGAAGCTGCCGAGAATTTCACCAGACCTTGGGCTGAGCTGGACGAGGAAATCAGAACTTTTCTGGAATCACCAGAGGATGGGCCTTATGTTAATATG GATGATAGAGAATTCTACGAATTCGACGACGAAGACTTCCAGAAAGACTTGAAGAAGATCTACGAGAAGTACTACCCCCCAGAGCCCTGGTCCCTTACGTCTCCTGAGAAGAGCCGCTCCAACACTCTGTCCTCTTCATTCATCTCCATACAAACTTCTGAGTTAACTCTACCAACTCCTG AACCTATACCGACTCCTGAGCCAACAATCTCGGAGGTGTTCTACACACTGATATCGAACACCGTTGATAAAGTCATCTATGTACAAATTGACGAAAACGCTCTTCTCTACGATACGGCGTACGTGGAACTCATGAGGGCTGTTGAAGAAGCCATGGAGATCCCCGTCCGGGAAATACGCGCTGATATAGCAGCCCTGTTCAATAGTGCTTACCACATGTTCGAAATTGACATCATGGAGAAGGAGAGATTTG CTGCTGAAATCGCATGGGAAAAACGAATGAGGAAGAAATTGAAAAAGACATTAAGGCGTCAAAAGAACTTTAAAG GATATGAAACGCCGCCTACACCGAAGAGTGAAATTTCATCACACGAGAGCTATAAGAGGCCTCTCCCGCGGCTATGCGAGTGCCATCCATTGGCCAAGTACAATCGATATGGAAAG GACCGCTTCGGCATCTACTTACCGCGCCAAGAAGAATTCAGCAAATCTAATATAACAACCACTCCGGCTTGTTCAGCTACAGGAACAGGGGAAGGGAATGATGAAAAAGTTGATGCCAGATCTGTTACCAGTAAAAAATCTACACAAACTTCGAAAAGTGCTACCTCTTCGAGGCGGGGAAGGGTCGTTCCAACTGAATCTGATGGAGAAACTGAGTAG